In the genome of Cryptomeria japonica chromosome 8, Sugi_1.0, whole genome shotgun sequence, one region contains:
- the LOC131027623 gene encoding receptor-like protein 33 yields the protein MGDPQLSGNTLYEDIPIVLKGLEYKLEYVLAANTILDLSSNNPSGQIPESIGNLSSLRLLNLSGNQLEGDIPASLGRIWTLEQLDLSKNKMKGHIPKEISLLSLLPYLNLSSNRLCGQISKGMQLETFTARSFQNNLPCLCGGPLQSCSTKNQTGMGALPSPSEGKETSIWSRIDEKVSIVAVRLGWASGLHLVEQCQ from the coding sequence ATGGGAGACCCGCAACTAAGTGGAAACACACTATATGAAGACATACCTATAGTATTAAAAGGACTTGAGTACAAGCTGGAATATGTACTGGCAGCGAACACCATACTTGACTTGTCAAGTAACAATCCCAGTGGTCAGATACCAGAAAGCATAGGGAATTTGAGCAGTCTGAGATTATTAAATCTATCTGGAAACCAATTGGAAGGTGACATACCAGCTTCTCTTGGGCGGATATGGACTCTGGAGCAGTTGGACTTGTCTAAAAATAAGATGAAAGGACACATTCCTAAGGAGATCTCTTTATTGTCCCTTTTACCCTACTTGAATCTATCATCTAACAGGCTCTGTGGACAGATATCTAAAGGAATGCAGTTAGAGACATTCACTGCCAGGTCATTCCAGAATAATCTTCCATGTTTATGTGGGGGCCCTCTACAGAGTTGCAGCACAAAAAACCAAACAGGCATGGGCGCATTACCCTCGCCTTCAGAAGGTAAAGAAACATCAATATGGAGTAGGATTGATGAAAAAGTATCCATTGTTGCTGTTAGGTTGGGTTGGGCTTCGGGATTGCATTTGGTGGAGCAATGTCAGTGA